The DNA window TGAACTCGATATTGCTGACCCTGTTTTTGAGAAATTCTATGGCATAGTCGCCGTCAAGTACGGCAACTGTCTTTCCCTTAAGGTCATAGTAGCTGTCCACTTCTGATGATTTAGACATGAATATGTTGCCGCGAAGCTGGTAAATCGGATCTGTAAAGATGAATTTTTCCGATCTTTCCTCTGAAGGTATCAGGTCGAATATGTCCGTCTTCTCCTGCTCCAGGCTGCTCATTGACTCTATCCACCAGTTGGATGGCTCGAAGGAAATATCCTGGCCAATCTCTATCGAAAGCGCCCTTAAGGTGTCTACAACAAGGCCCTTGTACTGCAAGTCTATTTCGTCCTTGTATCTAAGCGGAGGAGAGCTCTGGTCCGAGCCGTATATTATCTTGCCGTGACTACTGAGCCAAGCCCGCTCGGCCACTGTGATCTCCTGTGATTTCCTGAAATACTCAACTAGCGAAATATCATACTTCATATTGAAATATGCATTTAAGAATATTAATACGAGCGCCGCCAATATGGCTATAGCCCCTAGTAGCTTCCTGCCCATCAATCCCATGCAAATTGCCTCCTGATATTTTTGTGCTCTGTCTCGCTCCTTAATTTTCAATACATATATGTTTGTGTCACCTAATTTATTCAAGGCATTATCATTTTTCACATCATTATTAATACAAGGATATATGCAAATTGAAAAATATGCAAGATAGGTTAGGTCAATTCAAGCATAATTAATCCGGATAACCGGCAGATATACGCATAATTTAAGAGAAAATTATATTGTTTCGCCATTTTTTTGTAACAAAATCGACATATTAAGGGTGTATAAATAATATATAGAGAAAAACAAAATTAGGCTTTATAGGTTGTCTTGCTTAAATATCTTTTTACTGTATAAGGAGGGTTTATCATGAAAAAGAGAATAACAAGAATGCTATCGATGGTGACTGCATTAATGATGATGCTAGGAAGCTTCTCATTCGCTGCAGACGACTTTGGAGCAGGCGCAGTTGCCGACAAGGACACTTTCACACTAGAGGAAATGCTGACATATGCAATACAGGATGAGTATCTGGCCAAAGCAGAATACAATGCTATAATGAAAGAATTCGGTGTGCAAAATCCTTTTGTAAACATCGAGAAAGCCGAAAACGTTCACATCAGCTTACTTGAACCTCTGTTCAAAGAATATTCGATTGAACTTCCTAAGGACGAAGCATACAAATATGTAGTCGTTCCTGACACTTTGAAAGAAGCATTCCAGACTGGTATAGATGCGGAAATAGCCAACATAGGCATATATGAAAAATTCCTTGAACAAAAAGATCTGCCTGACGATGTTAGATCCGTATTTGAAAGGCTAAAGGCTGCTTCTGAAAATCACCTTGCAGCTTTTGAAAGAGGACTTGAAAGAGCTGACAACAACGGGAACAGCAATAGAGCCATTAAAAGCAATAGCGGCTTTGGAAAAGGAAATAGTAACAGATTTAGAACGAACAACGCAAGGCAATCTGGACAATGCCAGCTTTAGTGTAATTGTAAAAACCTGGAATCGAATTTGATTCCAGGTTTTTTGTATGCAGGTTTAGTTGCATCTGCCAAAATATTATGTTTAATGTATCTTGGATGTAGAGATGCCGCCATCAAGAAGCTCTATATAGTATCTCCTCGATATATACTCGTATATCTCCCTCATGAGCTTAATGTCGCTCGTGTCTATAGTTCCTATGCTGTACCTTTTTTCAATATAGTCGTATATTTCGTCGTTCTTCTTTTCCGGTTCGAAGTATTCCTTGAGCAGTGATGTTATTGCTCCGACTACATGCTCGTCCGACAAGTTGTGATGCTGCACAAGCGGCTGAGCTGGCGCAAGCTCTGACTCAAG is part of the Peptoclostridium acidaminophilum DSM 3953 genome and encodes:
- a CDS encoding ferritin-like domain-containing protein, with product MKKRITRMLSMVTALMMMLGSFSFAADDFGAGAVADKDTFTLEEMLTYAIQDEYLAKAEYNAIMKEFGVQNPFVNIEKAENVHISLLEPLFKEYSIELPKDEAYKYVVVPDTLKEAFQTGIDAEIANIGIYEKFLEQKDLPDDVRSVFERLKAASENHLAAFERGLERADNNGNSNRAIKSNSGFGKGNSNRFRTNNARQSGQCQL